One genomic segment of Cardinium endosymbiont of Philonthus spinipes includes these proteins:
- the ftsZ gene encoding cell division protein FtsZ gives MKDITYKFDLPLHHKSIIRVIGVGGGGSNAVNNMYKRGIKDVSFIVCNTDVQALQSSPIPIKLQIGEALTSGLGAGANPEVGRNAALESKESIRELLDDDTKMLFVTAGMGGGTGTGAAPVIASIARKQGILTVGIVTLPFSFEGKKKHLQAQEGINELRKHCDTVLIILNDKIQTILGGLSISEAFREADNVLTTAAKSIAEIITVPGYVNVDFEDVKTVMKNAGAAVMGSGEAEGEGRALQAAETALASPLLDYTDIRGAKKILLSIVSGQAAELQMDELTIITNYIQEQTGNDAEVIFGHGSDPEMSERIRVTVIATGFNREEEADNHGIFDYSKQHVMHLGTQIPYHPEVNQQLSQASTEKPVMEVALQSPKKRAKEVSEAEEAPVQLPLPFGASQEIALEKSYPYGHAATIHSKQGSPSRSWDDRYVKEQLEIPAYLRKKVSLDAVDTETQKKWVRYRLDDAPLQKDD, from the coding sequence ATGAAGGATATTACCTATAAATTTGATCTACCCCTTCACCATAAATCTATTATCAGAGTAATAGGGGTAGGCGGTGGTGGCAGCAATGCAGTAAATAACATGTATAAGCGTGGCATTAAAGATGTTTCCTTTATTGTTTGCAATACAGACGTTCAAGCATTACAAAGTAGCCCTATACCTATTAAGCTACAAATTGGCGAGGCCCTTACAAGTGGGCTAGGCGCTGGTGCCAATCCGGAGGTGGGGCGTAATGCTGCATTAGAAAGCAAAGAGAGCATTCGAGAATTGTTGGATGATGATACAAAAATGCTTTTTGTTACCGCTGGTATGGGTGGTGGAACCGGTACAGGCGCTGCTCCTGTAATTGCTAGTATTGCCCGTAAGCAAGGTATCCTGACGGTTGGCATTGTCACCCTCCCCTTTTCTTTTGAAGGTAAAAAAAAGCATTTGCAAGCTCAAGAAGGTATTAATGAATTGCGGAAACATTGTGATACCGTTCTGATTATTTTAAATGATAAAATCCAGACCATATTAGGTGGGCTTTCTATCAGTGAAGCTTTTCGAGAAGCAGATAATGTGTTGACCACTGCTGCTAAAAGCATTGCCGAGATTATTACGGTACCTGGTTATGTAAATGTGGATTTTGAAGATGTCAAAACGGTAATGAAAAACGCAGGTGCAGCGGTTATGGGTTCTGGTGAAGCAGAGGGTGAAGGTAGGGCCTTACAGGCTGCTGAAACAGCACTTGCTTCTCCTTTATTGGACTATACAGATATCCGTGGTGCAAAGAAAATACTCTTATCTATTGTTTCCGGCCAAGCAGCTGAATTACAAATGGATGAGTTAACCATTATTACTAATTATATACAGGAGCAAACTGGCAATGATGCTGAGGTGATTTTTGGCCATGGCTCTGATCCAGAAATGTCAGAACGCATTCGGGTTACGGTTATTGCTACTGGATTTAATAGGGAGGAAGAGGCAGATAATCATGGTATTTTTGACTATTCAAAACAGCATGTTATGCACCTTGGTACGCAAATACCCTATCATCCGGAAGTCAATCAGCAGCTCTCGCAGGCGTCAACGGAAAAGCCAGTAATGGAGGTAGCTTTACAGTCACCTAAAAAAAGAGCCAAAGAAGTTAGTGAAGCGGAAGAAGCTCCCGTACAGTTGCCTTTGCCTTTTGGTGCGTCTCAGGAAATAGCACTGGAAAAAAGTTATCCATATGGTCATGCAGCTACTATCCATTCCAAACAAGGTAGTCCATCCAGAAGCTGGGATGACCGCTATGTAAAAGAACAATTAGAAATACCTGCTTATCTACGCAAAAAGGTGTCACTTGATGCTGTAGATACAGAAACACAAAAAAAATGGGTACGCTATCGGTTAGATGATGCTCCTTTACAAAAGGATGATTGA
- the ftsA gene encoding cell division protein FtsA — MSEIIASLDIGTSKICVVIGAQSQYDANKLEVLGIGSAAADGVVRGMIVNIDKAAIAIKQALQAAEEDSGININIVNVNVAGKHVTGSCHHGSITRDTVEEEITVEDIKKLTRDMYRIVTPLGTEIVHAMPQEYTIDYEIVTQDPVGMSGVKLDANFHIITAKTHAIQNIHKCIKKAGVEAEMVMASALAASLAILSDEEKEAGVCLIDFGSSMINLVVFCDAIIRYTATIPLGGHMITSDIQQSCMVMERQAELLKVKFGSIEPSALATQAVVTIPGLRNRMPKEVVTSNLAKIIQARVEEIVTFIHEEILRSGFYEKLVAGIVLTGGSANLPGMASMLEQVTGLDTRLGFPDEYLEEGSRKQLCNPGYATAVGLTLAGFKTLDYREAYYRAAQSADLNFAKKNIKKTKKGSFSFARMITKTKAFLVDDYDDH, encoded by the coding sequence ATGTCAGAAATTATCGCTAGTCTTGACATAGGTACCAGTAAAATTTGTGTAGTTATAGGGGCACAGAGTCAGTATGATGCCAACAAACTTGAGGTTTTAGGTATCGGCAGCGCTGCTGCAGACGGGGTAGTACGTGGTATGATTGTTAACATTGATAAAGCAGCTATTGCTATCAAGCAAGCCCTACAAGCTGCTGAGGAAGATTCCGGTATCAATATCAATATTGTCAATGTAAATGTTGCAGGAAAGCATGTAACAGGTTCTTGCCACCATGGTAGCATTACTAGGGATACGGTCGAGGAAGAGATTACGGTGGAAGATATCAAAAAGCTTACCCGGGATATGTATCGCATTGTAACTCCTTTGGGTACAGAAATTGTGCATGCCATGCCACAGGAATATACCATAGATTATGAGATCGTAACCCAAGATCCAGTAGGTATGTCAGGGGTGAAACTAGATGCAAACTTTCATATCATTACTGCTAAAACACATGCCATTCAAAATATACATAAATGTATTAAAAAAGCTGGTGTAGAGGCAGAAATGGTTATGGCTTCTGCCTTAGCAGCCAGTTTGGCCATATTGAGTGATGAGGAAAAGGAGGCAGGTGTTTGTTTGATAGACTTTGGTAGCAGTATGATTAACTTAGTGGTATTTTGTGATGCCATTATTCGCTATACTGCTACCATTCCACTTGGAGGGCATATGATTACCTCAGATATACAACAAAGTTGTATGGTTATGGAACGGCAAGCAGAGCTATTAAAAGTAAAATTTGGCAGTATCGAGCCTAGTGCCTTGGCTACTCAAGCGGTAGTCACGATTCCAGGGTTGCGCAATCGTATGCCTAAAGAGGTGGTTACCAGTAACTTAGCTAAAATTATACAGGCACGTGTGGAAGAAATAGTAACCTTTATACATGAAGAAATTTTACGTTCTGGTTTTTATGAGAAACTAGTTGCTGGCATTGTGCTAACAGGTGGAAGTGCTAATTTACCAGGCATGGCTTCTATGCTTGAGCAGGTTACTGGTTTGGACACCCGTTTAGGTTTTCCAGATGAATATCTAGAAGAGGGTAGTCGTAAACAGCTTTGTAATCCTGGCTATGCAACGGCTGTTGGGCTAACTTTAGCTGGATTTAAAACATTAGATTATCGAGAAGCATACTATAGAGCAGCGCAATCTGCTGATTTAAATTTTGCGAAGAAAAATATTAAAAAAACAAAAAAAGGTAGTTTTTCTTTTGCACGTATGATTACCAAAACGAAAGCCTTTTTAGTAGATGATTATGATGATCATTAA
- the secA gene encoding preprotein translocase subunit SecA encodes MLDRLFSKLFTSKKEQQRRFYNQKVSEINQIYQLLAPLSHDQLRAEVTAVRQEIAAHLQPIASEIEGLTRSADEQPAGLVATNARLDGYKRLEQLKKQHKAALATILDRVLTRVFAIVKETARRFRDHSQLSVAVNDHDRAIAARKSYVTIAGDQAIWQNQWQVSEHMVVWEMVHYDVQLIGGMVLHQGKIAEMATGEGKTLITTLAAFLNALSNEGVHVVTVNDYLAKRDAEWMAPIFEFHGFTVDCIDSYAAYSIERQRAYEADIIFGTNNEFGFDYLRDNMVTDASDLVQRKHYFAIVDEVDSVLIDDARTPLIISGPVEESDEHIYKELAPKIAHLYALQKELVIKLLQEAKQKIKEGNIEEGGLALFRAYRGLPKYKPLIKFLSEKGMRQILDNVESYYIQENAKMMPEADQPLFFSIDERHNNVEITEKGLTYLTEQEKDPSFFVLPDVAAHIAAIENDTTLTHEESLAKRSYFQQTYKVKAQRIHALHQLLKAYALFEKDVAYIVSKGKVKIVDEQTGRVLDGRRYSDGLHQALEAKEGVKIEKPSQTYASITLQSYFHMYDKLAGMTGTAETDAEEFWDIYGLAVVPVPTHRPLLREDREDKIYKTVREKFNAIIEEIITLSGQGRPVLVGTTSVEISELVSKMLAFRKIPHQILNAKHHQKEAEIVAQAGVAGTVTIATNMAGRGTDIKLSQDSKAAGGLAIIGTERHESRRVDRQLRGRSGRQGDPGSSQFFLSLEDSLMRLFGSDRIAAVMDRIGLEEGEVIQHSMVSRSIERAQKKVEQNNFAMRKRLLEYDREMGTHRSAVYKRRNHALLGQGVEVDIMNMLYDTVTNIIEHEDNKLEASCLNPIFFAVFGISDGFSESFFAGKKKEVLIEDIYQRLAKLYYERVTTLQELLFSYFKESVVGSNDSVEAPFFDGKMYIRATAYPAAFIDSGGRALVKNLECMVVLHVIDQHWKSHLRAMDDLKQSVQNAVYERQDPIITFKFEAYYLFRKFMATVSQEIISFLFHAPLYVQLPLKSYTKEESGKEG; translated from the coding sequence ATGCTTGATCGACTTTTTTCTAAACTTTTTACTTCAAAGAAAGAGCAACAACGCCGTTTTTACAATCAAAAAGTATCTGAAATCAACCAAATTTATCAGCTGTTGGCCCCTCTTTCACATGATCAGTTGCGTGCAGAGGTCACGGCTGTTCGCCAAGAGATCGCTGCACATTTACAGCCTATTGCATCTGAAATCGAAGGCCTCACTAGATCAGCGGATGAACAGCCAGCTGGTCTAGTGGCTACAAACGCCAGATTAGACGGATATAAGCGGCTAGAACAATTAAAAAAACAACACAAAGCAGCGCTGGCAACCATTTTAGATCGCGTATTGACTCGTGTTTTTGCCATTGTTAAGGAAACCGCTCGCCGTTTTAGGGATCATAGCCAGTTAAGCGTTGCTGTCAATGACCATGATCGAGCCATTGCTGCACGTAAGTCTTATGTGACCATAGCTGGAGATCAAGCCATTTGGCAAAATCAATGGCAAGTCAGTGAGCATATGGTGGTTTGGGAAATGGTGCATTATGATGTGCAACTGATAGGGGGGATGGTCCTACATCAAGGTAAAATAGCTGAAATGGCCACTGGAGAGGGTAAAACCCTGATTACCACCCTAGCTGCTTTTTTAAATGCATTAAGCAATGAAGGTGTCCATGTGGTAACTGTAAACGACTATTTGGCTAAGAGAGACGCAGAATGGATGGCACCTATCTTTGAATTTCACGGTTTCACGGTGGACTGTATAGATAGCTATGCTGCCTATTCCATTGAGCGCCAACGTGCCTATGAAGCAGATATTATATTTGGGACCAATAATGAGTTTGGGTTTGATTATCTTAGGGATAATATGGTAACAGATGCCAGTGATTTGGTGCAGCGTAAGCACTATTTTGCTATTGTAGATGAAGTGGATTCTGTGCTTATTGATGATGCTAGAACACCACTTATTATCTCAGGTCCCGTAGAAGAGAGTGATGAGCATATCTATAAAGAGTTGGCCCCTAAGATTGCACACCTTTATGCTCTACAAAAGGAACTGGTGATTAAGCTGTTACAGGAAGCAAAGCAAAAAATAAAGGAAGGCAATATAGAAGAAGGAGGGTTAGCGCTGTTTCGTGCTTATAGAGGATTGCCTAAATACAAGCCTTTGATTAAATTCCTTAGTGAAAAAGGGATGCGTCAGATCTTAGATAATGTAGAATCTTATTACATTCAGGAGAATGCTAAGATGATGCCGGAAGCAGACCAGCCCCTTTTCTTTTCCATTGATGAACGGCACAACAATGTTGAGATCACTGAAAAAGGACTTACCTATTTAACAGAGCAGGAGAAGGATCCTTCTTTCTTTGTATTACCAGATGTCGCAGCCCATATTGCAGCTATTGAGAATGATACTACGTTGACCCATGAAGAAAGCCTTGCGAAGCGTTCTTATTTTCAGCAAACCTATAAGGTAAAAGCACAACGTATCCATGCCCTACATCAGCTGTTAAAAGCATATGCACTATTTGAAAAAGATGTAGCCTATATTGTCTCCAAGGGTAAGGTAAAAATTGTAGATGAGCAAACCGGTCGGGTATTAGATGGGCGTAGATATTCAGATGGACTCCATCAGGCCTTGGAGGCAAAGGAGGGTGTTAAAATTGAAAAACCTTCTCAGACCTATGCCTCTATTACCCTTCAAAGCTATTTCCATATGTATGATAAGCTGGCCGGTATGACTGGTACAGCGGAAACCGATGCAGAAGAATTTTGGGATATTTATGGGCTTGCAGTAGTACCTGTTCCAACCCATAGGCCCTTGTTGCGGGAGGATAGAGAAGACAAAATCTACAAAACAGTACGAGAAAAGTTTAATGCCATCATTGAAGAAATTATCACCTTATCGGGTCAAGGAAGGCCAGTTTTAGTGGGTACTACTTCTGTGGAGATATCTGAATTGGTTAGCAAAATGCTTGCTTTTCGTAAAATTCCCCATCAAATTTTAAATGCCAAGCATCATCAAAAAGAGGCAGAAATCGTAGCACAAGCTGGTGTGGCTGGTACGGTTACCATTGCCACCAATATGGCAGGTCGTGGCACAGATATTAAATTGAGCCAAGATTCAAAAGCAGCGGGTGGGCTGGCCATTATTGGTACAGAACGGCATGAATCCAGGCGTGTTGATAGGCAGTTGCGTGGCCGTTCTGGGCGACAAGGTGATCCAGGTTCTTCTCAATTTTTTCTTTCATTAGAAGATAGTTTAATGCGTCTTTTTGGGTCAGATAGGATTGCGGCTGTAATGGATAGAATTGGTTTAGAAGAGGGAGAGGTTATTCAGCATAGCATGGTGAGTAGGTCTATTGAAAGGGCACAAAAGAAAGTAGAACAGAATAACTTTGCTATGCGCAAGCGTTTGTTGGAGTATGACCGTGAAATGGGTACCCATCGCAGTGCGGTTTATAAGCGTAGAAACCATGCTTTATTGGGCCAAGGTGTTGAAGTGGATATTATGAATATGCTTTACGATACTGTAACCAACATTATAGAGCATGAAGACAACAAACTAGAAGCAAGTTGCCTCAATCCCATTTTTTTTGCTGTATTTGGCATTTCAGATGGCTTTTCGGAATCATTTTTTGCAGGCAAGAAAAAAGAAGTGCTTATAGAGGATATCTATCAGCGACTGGCAAAACTATATTACGAGCGTGTTACAACATTGCAGGAGCTATTATTTTCCTATTTCAAGGAATCTGTTGTAGGCAGTAATGACAGCGTAGAGGCTCCCTTTTTTGATGGTAAAATGTATATTAGGGCTACTGCTTACCCTGCTGCTTTTATCGATTCTGGTGGAAGGGCACTGGTTAAGAATTTAGAATGTATGGTTGTGCTGCATGTGATTGATCAACATTGGAAAAGCCATTTGCGGGCTATGGATGATTTAAAACAATCGGTCCAGAATGCCGTTTATGAAAGGCAAGACCCTATTATCACTTTTAAGTTTGAAGCTTACTACCTGTTTAGAAAATTTATGGCTACTGTAAGTCAAGAAATTATTTCTTTCTTGTTCCATGCACCGCTTTATGTACAATTGCCATTAAAGTCCTATACGAAAGAGGAGTCAGGTAAAGAAGGGTAG